The window tttgggttgtttttgaagttttgtgagtgatttgagtgaaaattttaaaaaataactttttgaaatttttcaaatttttgaaaatctTCAAGTcaaaattgaaattttatgaccaaacattgatttcgaaaaaagtgatttttttttaatgtcCAAACGGGATCTAGACCTTCTGAATAGATGCCAACAGTAATGTTCTTTCCTTTTTATGcataatatttaattttctgTTGCAAAAATTTGAGTAGTCTTTTAGGCTAGAGATGTAACGACACAGTTTTCGGGTGATGATCGTAGTTGACAAGCTCACCCGTCAAGAGAACCACCATCTAACTAATATCATCCCTCACTCAATCAATATACCATATACACATGCACCGGAGGTCTGTGATTTGTGATCAGGGGCGGCCCAAGAAGattggtggcctaaagccaaTTTTTAATTTGGGGCCTttcagaaggaaaaaaaaaatttatcatAGCATCAATGATTCATTCCGATGTTTCTACACATAGAACAACACAATTTAGCGTAATTGTCGCACAATAACTCActtaaaccaacaaaatatagggcGAGTAATGTGCTAAAAGTATATAATTTTGGCCTAACATCAGTTGTTAATAGtttcttttataaataatttagtcTCTCCTAAGATATTGTTGATCTTAGATAATAGAACCAAATTCATATAGTTAACTCACTAATGATGTCACtcgtaaaatttaaataataaaaagtttTATATTCGCGACAAGGGTTTAGGGGGAGTGATTCTCTTTCTGCATTTTTTGCTCAAACGGTTACATCACTACTAAATTAAAAGTTATcttgaatttttataaaatattttattttttattttaacatacCCAATATATTTAGACCCTGCCTCTAAAGATTGTTGTGAGATGTATTTGATCCAACTTACCTTAATTAAATATATTGGGTTCGAGTCTTATGGTTAAAAAAATCCTATTAAAACGTGTTCTCTCTTTTACTAGGTCTTACGCGGTACGAATCTAGATTAGTCGGGGTCTCAATACAAATACGagtagaaaaacaaaaaaaaaatttgaggCCTTCAAAATTTGGGGGCCTAAATTCTTTGCTTTAGTGGCTTGACCTTGGGCCGCCCCTATTTGTGATGATGTAAATCCTAGATTAACAAGAGGTTTGTGATGTGTGCTGGGTACAATGGAACTTCTGGAATAACtatcaagaaaaaaaaatatgaaagactTATGAAACTTGTGTTATTAAATATGCGGCACttcataatatttgtgtagttaaAAATTTTTTGAAACTAGTGGTCTTAAATATATCACAACATTTGTGACTATAAAAGTttctaattaaaaattaaatgagAAGTTTAATTaagtcattttattttcaaaaatgtgtcATTCTCCTTTAGACGGGCTAATAATGAAATAATATCACATAAACCGGAAAGAAAGGAGTGGTATATAGCTGACCACGTTCATGTTTGACTTTCCCATATCCATTATCACAATCAAATCTCCCAATCTTTTCCAAGTAGTTTGCTTCTGTTGTGAATCATGCGTTGCACTATACATTTTTCTAATAGAATCTGTTTATAAATATGAGATATGATTACGTGAAGCATCTTGCAGTATCTATTTATTTGTCTTGACTCTTGATGTATTAAAGATTTAGAAGTATTGTATGCCCATTTCCAgtttctatttatttttcttgttatcTGAAACAGATTAAGTGTATCAAAAATATAGAAGTATTGTATGTCTATTTCCAGTTTCTTCTTATTTAACTTGGTATCTGAATTAAGTAAAGTTTATGAAAGATTTAGAATATGTGACCACTTTCAAGCTTTACACGCTTTCTGTATTAGTTTAAGGAAAATGACTCAATAGCGCCTgactttttctatatttttaagtTTAAATTCATACTGACTTAATTGTAGGAATTAGGCCGGCCTTTACGATAACACTAAAAAATTCAGTAGAGTGCATAATATATACGCTCAATTAACACACTCAATATGTTTGTAAAAAGTACAGTTTATTGGGGTTCCTCTCTTCTTCTCTTAAACCATGGCTTATATTGATTTGTTTTTCTACCTCTTTGCTTTCTTTGGTATTCTCATATTCGCCTACTTGTCAAGACAAAAGCAAAACTCTTTCCAATCTGCTACAAACTCAAAATCATACCCATTTAAGGATGTCATCAAGAATAGGCATAGGTTGCTCCAATGGACGTGTGAAATCTTTGAAAGCTCACGTCCCTCTACCACCATCAACTTCCATGGGCCCTTTGGCGGCGGTTTGATTTTCACAACCAATCCTTCAAACATCCAACACATTTTCAAGACACGTATAGATATCTACCAGAAAGGTAAAGCTTATACAAAATCCATGACAAATGTATTGGGGGATGGTATCTTTGTCTCAAATGGCGAGAACTGGAAAACCCAAAAACACCTTTTGAACCATTACCTGAACCAAAATGCTCACCACAAGTTTGTCGAATCAATTACTAGAAAAAAGCTCTTTGATAACATGGTCCCCATTCTTTCAGCTTTCGCTGCTAATGAAACCATTTTTGATTTTCAGAAAATCATCCGCAGATTAATGTATGATCTTGCATTTCAAATTGCTTTGGATTTCGACTTGAAATATCTGTCGCCAGCTTTACCAGAAACCGTAGTTGCGGACGCCTTTGAGCGTGCGCTTGAGATCAGCTTCAGCAGGTATTTATCAATTCCTGTAATATGGAAAGCCAAGCGATTTCTTAACAAGGGAACTGAAAGGGAGCTTAAACTAGCCATCAATCAAGTACGTTGGTTTATTGAGAAGATTATCatggaaaagaaggaaaagaatagTTCCTCTGCAGATTTCTGCTCAAAGAACCAAGACTTAGGGGAGAAATTTCTTGTTGATGAAATTCTCAACTTCCTTCTTGCAAGTCAAGGAACCATCTCATCTGCTTTGACTTGGTTCTTTTGGTTGCTCTCTCAAAACTCGGATGTTGAAACACAAATTATCAAcgaaatagaagaaaatatcaaagaaatagaagaaaaacacGAGGAATCAAGGGGTAGTACTAGCACTAGTGCTAATAATTCCATGTATAAGAAAATGGTGTATACACATGCTTCACTATGTGAATCCATGAGACTTTACCCTCCAGTCCCAAGTGGTGGAATGGATGCAATGCAAGATGATGTTTTACCCGATGGAACAATCGTGAAGAAGGGAATGAGTATAATGTACAATGCTTATGCAATGGGAAGGTCTCAAGAATTATGGGGTTCAGATTATATGAAATTTAGACCGGAGAGGTGGTTGGAGAGAGATGTCAGTACAGGAGAATGGTGCTTTGTGCCGAGACCTTCGTTCGTCTATCCAGTTTTTCAAGCAGGGCTAAGGGTTTGCTTGGGAAGAGTGAGTGCATTTCTGCAGATGAAAATGGTGGTTTGTCATGTTTTAAGGAGATTCAAGGTGGTGCCTGTTGTGAAAGGTGTTGAGCCAGTTCAGATTTCATTCCCAACATTAAGGATGAAAGAAGGATTTCCAGTTTGGATCATTGAACGCTGCTAACAACATCTTTAACATGATTTCTCTAATCAATTACTGCTATAAACTGTTGTTTCAGCAGTTCAAGTTCGTGTGTGAGAGTGATTTATCCTTTTAAGAAAACTAGCAAACAGAATGTGTGAGTTTGTTATCTATTTGAGTATAGTATGACATTTTATCATTTGGGAAGTTAAAAATAATTACCTTTAATTAAAACTTATTCATATATtctttaaatatattttattataaacgATTTTAATTTATAATAGTTTTATGTAGCTTCTAATCATCCAAATCTTATGCTAAATTATGAAGAAATTAATGTTCGAATTGAGATAAAAAGTTAGATAACGGGGGAATACGACATATCTATGCTCAGGAGCTTAGGagattgatgtcgcccaaactcacaccactaatttAGGTTGTGAGgtggtcgatgcaataataaaaaactaacgcgagtcggggtcgattccacagGGAGCATAatgtgggattaggtatatacctagtgtgaatgtatgacgtgcctaagattacacttccacatttttaattgttgtttctacttctacttttacgctaatgcttgtaattgtaaagctaagagacaatgtttttggttttggttatttttcaagttataaaagaTTTAGGGTTGTGACTTCCGCCTAGTTAGTTACCTAACGGATTTagagctttagggcatgtttggttgatcgggatacaatatagcaatcatgctcaattactcactctatacctctcggtagtttgagtgattttgcccaatttgactttctcaagtccaaataggtatctcacgaaacaagtgataaatgctcaagtcgggtcttactatctctagattcgaccttttaattggggctatcaattttttgagttcaccccaaattcttgttagccaagttttcctagacttagtctcactttctcaagtaaagactaagtcaattaggcatgaatcaacgtttgcaaccatcaaatctcaaattcaagcaagaactaggctaaatatcatatacccaatcataaataagccctaaatcaatcatccattaagtacccatactagggttgggtcataaccctagctaatggtttagctactcatgaaaaatgaagaaattaaataagaaactaagataaaatgcataataattgattaaggaaagaaaatctaatgtttaaaagctaaactagtacaaagttacccaatacagtaaataaaaatGGCTCTAAGTGTTCAGGTGcaccaaacttaacctaaaaatgacaaaaagatctatttatacccagttaaaaatatctgacaaaattgcccctgcgaaggttgtgcggccgcacaattatgtgtgcggtccgcactttgagatTGACTGGCCAGGTTGACTTTCTATGGTCGCATAAAAGTGagatgcggccgcacttcttctaattgtgcggaccgcacatttctgagtgcggccgcactcttgttCTTGGATTGGATCTGGGCTTCATTATGCGGATCACACATTTATGAGTGTAGCCGCATTTTGGCATCCTGCAGCCGCACAATAATAGGGTGGTCCTCACATCTTCAAGCAATTCTATCAGTGCATCTTCAaagtgtgcggccgcacacagtattgtacggtccgcactgtAGCCCTTTTTTTCCTTGtattggttcttgtccaattttactccttttgagttgattttcacttctttggctcgtttcccaatattcctgcaagaaagcacatttcattagttctcgggaatacctataagcatttttgagctaaaacataagtaaaagagagcaaataagcggtcaaaatccctacttatcaactcccccaaacttaagtttttgcttgtcctcaagcaattaaggcaatttCCCATCTCCACTAGAAAAGggctatttcagctggcctaagttgaatcaaacacaaatcaattgggaccaataattacccacacGCTCATGAATCATTATCAAGCTTATGATTTGAATGTTAAAGCACAATGGACGCTTGAGCATCAAGGGTTGACTttgttcatcaaggaagctcgcacTTTCATGCAGGtcactgtggatcccaaactcctcctcctatacTCTCCGGAAGCTCATCTCACTCACGAATGAAGAATTCAATTCAATGACCCGAGAAAGattcgctcatcactctcaaaagaatgtcacaagcccggctctaagtaccatatgcttgccccttatgtagatcaccactaatgtaagtttgctcggcttgaaatcacgtagggctttttcggcatgtaatgaaggcttttgggcTAAGGAAGGAAATATCAGAATGGAATTGGTTCATCTTTCTTTTAGCACTACATATTCTCTTTTTGGCTCTTACTTTGCcaactctttgagtcattttcttttcccttagggggattagagagacttgacatcactctttctttgtcatgctattcatactttccttctttgttaaAAACCCATGCTTtgaacttttgctttcttttgcatcttttcaaccctttcacattattcactttctttttgtgtttttcttttgttcttcttttctttttctttgcctttccttttcttcatttcttttctctttttgtgccttgagaCCATCTTTAAACCCCTTGTCTCTctcccaaacttatgtttttgccatttGAATCACACGAGTGCTAAAGAAagttcgggtgccaagagagagtTACTATAAAACAagtaaaggcttgtaatgtggttatcgAATAAAAAGgctttaggctcaaaagggtttactAAGGATGATATCATTCGTGGGTCATGGAAGGTTTCAAAACgggtcaaggaaagcctacaatcacttctcaagctaGGCTAACTTAGAATTTTGGACTTGTAAcaaaatacctcacctctcacacaacCGGATTGTcaaagagaatagagtcgagggcccacaacaaccacattcaagattgaaaatcgctaatggttcaactaaactacccgatgattgcctaagtcaacacaagagtcacaaggtcactaactaaggctatttctttacaaaaacttatttttaaccataagcacgtagttaagtgtgttggtaccaagtgaagcatgcttgaccctTATTTATTCATTAATACTACTTGTTTTTACCTAATCATCAAAAACTGACTCGATCCATTaaaaaggttgtcacgccatccaatGTTgagaagagtcacccggttcacacaagacCCACCTTAGAAAAGAACCGTAGTAtcaagaaaaccaaaggcttattgttcactaaaatagaaaaagaagctaacaaataaaaaagaagctaataaagtaactaagaagctatactattaagaaaacaaaatgaagaagctatgaaataaactactgaAAGTAAGGCAAATAAATATACAAACCGAGAGGAATAGAATATATACTTGAGAGAtggatatatacataatgagggagaaaataaaaaataaaataaaaagagtattaaagttattacagACCTAAAAGTAATCAAATGTCATCAAAATGCATCACATTCATccaaaatgaaccaaaatagaccaccccccagAATAAGAAcgagcattgtcctcaatgcttagtACAATCAAAACAAAAGAGGATATAGAGGAAAGGAAACTTCCTATGTGGTCTCAGGGTGACTGGCAGCATCACTACCCTCAGTCTCCTccaactgtatctcatcatcaccggGCTGAGGGACAATAGGGCTGGTGAGCATCTGAAGCATCTCCTCAGCAGTGGGATCTGGctcgtcagactggccagctggtgtcTTGGCTGATGGTGCCGCTGGGTCAGCTGGTACTGATGGATCTATCTCCATCAGTAGGTCAAAAGGAAAATCACCTGCTGCTACTATCTTTTTCACCTCTTTTCTCAAATTCTTCACTGCTTTCTTTGAAGCCtgggatttcctcatcttcttcacctgcttgGTCAACTCCTCAATAGCACCCTAGTAAGCCACCAGTGTATCCATAAtagtcttctggttgtccagaatcttcttcaacgtttcctccactgacggagggACCTGTGGTGCTACTGGGGTAgaggactgtgctgcaacagtactggatatgtcagacaggTTAGAATTGGCTatctacatccagttgttgaggctcgccaaagTCTGGGAGACTCACAGCATAGTGAGAGGATAAGTGGATGAGGCTGGCATTGGTACTGCAACTGATGGCCTAGAAGATGAAGGTGGTGGCACTTTGGCTGACCCAGTGGAAGGCCCGGCTGCTGTGGAAGGCATGGGAGCTATAGATGGCTCAGCAGCAGCCTCAGAACCCACCACCGATGGCTCGTCAGACTGGCCAACGGTGGTAGTgaccttacccttgaactttgggttGTCAGCACCCTgcaggtggtaccatgagaaaggcttcttggcctttacTTTTGTGTCATATGGCCTCGGCTCCACCTTGGCATCATTGAAGTACTTTGTGAGAGTGTTTGGATAAGGGTAGGACTTTTCACTTTTTCGGACCGCCAATATGATGTTGGTtgacatgatggcacccacattgatcgggtacccccaCCATATTAGAAGGCACCAGAACTGCCCGGGGTAGTGGGGGGTTGTTCTCATTCAAACTCGGATCAATCCGGCTACATACAAAGGTTTGCCAACCTTTAGATTCAAATTTTATGGTGGCCGGGAGGATAGGAACTCCTGCTGTAATCCATGGTGGTGATGGTCTTCGGGCGGccaaaatctcagctagccaagggCGAGCTACATCACCCAGAGCCAACTTCTCTAGGTACTAGACTGCCTCCATGTCTTCGAATCTCAGCTAGCCAAGTGCTTATTTGCATCTTTGACACTGCGACTGATCTACTTCCACCCCTTGCGCTCGTGAAACTGTCTAAGGACATTTGGATTATGAATATCAAAATCCTTCACTAAGAACTAtcgctcaagtgtgagcgacCTATGGGGCCACAATTCCCAAAACCTGTTGAAGGCTGTGAAGCTGACGAAACGATCCTCCcatatttcctttctttttgacCTCTCAAGGCCACCCACTCGAGTGTCCCCTCCTCTACCATCATCCGGGACATCATCATCATCGACATCAATAGCTACTGGTGACGGAGGAGTAGGTATAGAGGAGGGCTCGGAACCCTGGCTTCCTGCATTAGAACCTCCAGAAGAACTAGATGTAGGTTCGTCGCACAATTGAAAACGCAAATGGGTTGGGATGGTTGGGACTGGGCCTCAGGTTGGACCTCCAATGAATGACCCTCGGAGGCTTCCCTGGATGGGGCATAGGAACTCGATTATGAGGGTTCTGTGTCCCTTCCTCTCCCGGTGGTCGGTTCTTTAGCAATTGTCTTCGATTGCACTCGCAGAGGGCGAGTGCCTTTTCCTCTGCCTCGGGAGGATTCACCTCTCCCTTTTGAGGTATCGCCTCTACCACGTGATCTAACCATTGTCAGTTATAAAGGATGTAGGTAAGAATATACACTCATGAAATGAAGGAAGATTGTGAAATAATTGATCGTGCACTATGTTTGCTTAGGGTTCAAGAACTCAGAGTGGTAAAGTTGTGAATAGTGCCTTGAGGTTTtatttataggttgaccaagtctcCCCAAACCTAaggcgagtgcggccgcacaattttgagtgcggacCACACTCTTTAAATGGACCTTGAAGCAACTCTGCAGTCCGCATAAAAGTGAGTGCGACCGCagaatttgtgcggaccgcacaattttgtgtgcggccgcagattggcTATGAATTTTGACAGGCCAACTTCAAAGAACATGAAATTTTGGTCTTCCAGTTATGCAACCGCGcacagaattatgcggccgcagagtgATTTCTGCTGCTGCCtttagaattgtgcggtccgcactctttcaacacttagccaaattttgacatagtccctgcaatgcacatccattcctgcatacacttcaaaactagttaacACAAAATAAAGCCTATCTaatgaaatagaaaaagaaaaagacacatgggttacctcccaagaagcgcctgatttaacgtcgcggcacgacgcaggttaccatcaatcacttgaaatgaattaatgCCACAACATGGCAATCATCAATTTTACCAAGATAATATTTCACCCTGTGACCATTaactctaaacacctcatcattcttgttcttcaagtctaatgcaccaaagggtgtcacatgcACAACCTCAAATGGACCATTCCACTTGGATTtcaactttcccggaaacatccgcAATCGAGAATTGAACTCCTTGTTCTGGATGTACTTGTCATAGAGGTATTTCaccttgtccttgtacaaggacgaacttgaatatgcatgGAACCGGAATTCAtgaagctcattcaattgtgccacccttaagttggcggcaacatcccattcaagattaagcttcttcaatgcccacatagccATGTGCTCAAGTTCCATTGgtaggtgacaagctttcccgaacactaaccgatacggagacataccaatcagtgttttgtaagccgtcctataagaccaaagagcatcatcaagtttctttgaccaatccgtccggttggcattcacaGTCTTCGACAAAATACTCTCGATCTCCCGGTTAGACACTTCGACTTTCCCACTtgattgaggatgatagggagtcgacactttgtgattgacaccatactttgtgagtaaggtatcaaaatctTTGTTACAAAAGtgcgatcccccatcactaataatggaccttggagtaccaaatctcGTGAAGATGTTcattttcaaaaatgccaccacacttcgagcttcattgttgggtaaaacCACGGCTTCAACCtattttgacacataatccatAGCTACCaatatgtaagtgttcccacaagagctcacgaacggacccatgaaatcaatggcccacacatcaaaaatttcaatctccaagatggtggtgaggggcatctcattaTTCTTAGAAATCTCACCGgctctttgacatttatcacaacGCTTGACGAGATCGTTAGCGTCCTTATAAAGAGTAGGCcgatagaatccacaactcaacacttttgttgccgttctagctccaccatggtgaccaccatatggagaagagtggcaagcctcaagaatttctatttgttcctcctccggtacacatcgtcgaatcacaccatcggtacaaatccgaaagagataaggctcatcccaataatagtcaaggcaatcccgtttga is drawn from Nicotiana tabacum cultivar K326 chromosome 9, ASM71507v2, whole genome shotgun sequence and contains these coding sequences:
- the LOC107786475 gene encoding cytochrome P450 94A2-like, whose translation is MAYIDLFFYLFAFFGILIFAYLSRQKQNSFQSATNSKSYPFKDVIKNRHRLLQWTCEIFESSRPSTTINFHGPFGGGLIFTTNPSNIQHIFKTRIDIYQKGKAYTKSMTNVLGDGIFVSNGENWKTQKHLLNHYLNQNAHHKFVESITRKKLFDNMVPILSAFAANETIFDFQKIIRRLMYDLAFQIALDFDLKYLSPALPETVVADAFERALEISFSRYLSIPVIWKAKRFLNKGTERELKLAINQVRWFIEKIIMEKKEKNSSSADFCSKNQDLGEKFLVDEILNFLLASQGTISSALTWFFWLLSQNSDVETQIINEIEENIKEIEEKHEESRGSTSTSANNSMYKKMVYTHASLCESMRLYPPVPSGGMDAMQDDVLPDGTIVKKGMSIMYNAYAMGRSQELWGSDYMKFRPERWLERDVSTGEWCFVPRPSFVYPVFQAGLRVCLGRVSAFLQMKMVVCHVLRRFKVVPVVKGVEPVQISFPTLRMKEGFPVWIIERC